Proteins encoded by one window of Thermodesulfovibrionales bacterium:
- the mraZ gene encoding division/cell wall cluster transcriptional repressor MraZ, whose amino-acid sequence MPAFSGKHYYTVDEKGRLIIPAPFREIFSTHYSSRLYITNAAFDRCLHIYPYEEWSRLEEKVRALPKMLEDVRIFMRRVVASAQECSLDKQGRLLIPAAHREDAGIKGDVVIVGQIEKIELWDRKEWESVIDLSNIDRKTVEERLAAYGL is encoded by the coding sequence ATGCCAGCTTTTTCTGGTAAACATTATTACACCGTTGATGAAAAGGGAAGACTGATCATTCCCGCTCCTTTCAGAGAGATATTCTCCACACATTATAGCTCAAGATTATACATCACCAATGCGGCCTTTGACCGCTGTCTTCATATCTACCCCTACGAAGAATGGAGCAGGCTCGAAGAGAAAGTCAGGGCGCTCCCGAAGATGCTCGAAGATGTGCGGATATTTATGCGCCGCGTTGTTGCCTCGGCTCAGGAATGTTCCCTGGATAAACAGGGAAGGCTCCTGATCCCTGCGGCGCACAGGGAAGACGCGGGGATTAAGGGCGACGTCGTGATTGTCGGACAGATCGAGAAGATAGAGTTGTGGGACAGGAAGGAATGGGAAAGCGTCATTGATCTCAGCAACATCGACAGGAAGACGGTTGAAGAGCGTTTAGCTGCCTACGGTCTTTAG